Proteins from one Halococcus sediminicola genomic window:
- a CDS encoding acyl-CoA dehydrogenase family protein, protein MFDLTGEQEMILSSLEEMARDQFAEKAFEWHGEPPWENVELLADRGFLGINFDEAYGGGGMTEFEAMLSIEAVGSVCPDTAEFIYNQQMVAPRAIEMFGTEAAKDQYLPPVLTGEDFIAIAISEPESGSDVGSMNTRVDNGLVLNGEKTWVSNVPHADATVVWVKFEEGLGSVVVEFDWPGVEVQEHYTNMHGGTQSQIRFEDVDVPEENVLTRGKDAFVEQLKALNWERLGCATLANSWARNGLEKAIEYAQQREQFGQPIGDFQGIEWKLADMTTQLEAARLLTYRAALTAHDQGRIPDRLETSMAKLYSTERAERVVSEALQIHGANGYQRGHPLEYLYRLARGRRLAAGTDEIQKNQVASALKKNGLPDLV, encoded by the coding sequence ATGTTCGATCTCACTGGCGAGCAGGAGATGATTCTCTCCTCCCTTGAAGAGATGGCACGCGATCAGTTCGCGGAGAAAGCCTTCGAGTGGCACGGCGAACCACCGTGGGAAAACGTCGAATTACTCGCCGATCGAGGATTCCTCGGGATTAATTTCGACGAAGCGTATGGCGGTGGCGGTATGACCGAATTCGAGGCGATGCTCTCGATCGAGGCCGTCGGGAGTGTCTGCCCAGACACTGCCGAGTTTATCTACAACCAGCAGATGGTTGCACCGAGAGCCATCGAGATGTTCGGGACCGAGGCGGCAAAAGACCAGTATCTTCCACCAGTCCTGACTGGTGAGGATTTTATTGCGATTGCCATCTCGGAACCTGAATCGGGTTCGGACGTAGGGTCGATGAACACCCGAGTCGACAACGGACTTGTCCTCAACGGCGAGAAGACTTGGGTGAGCAATGTCCCACACGCAGATGCTACAGTTGTTTGGGTGAAGTTCGAAGAGGGACTGGGCTCGGTCGTTGTCGAATTCGACTGGCCTGGGGTTGAGGTCCAAGAGCACTACACCAACATGCACGGAGGAACCCAGAGCCAGATTCGATTCGAGGATGTCGATGTTCCGGAAGAGAACGTGCTAACACGCGGGAAGGACGCTTTTGTCGAGCAGCTAAAAGCACTCAATTGGGAACGGCTCGGCTGTGCGACGCTCGCCAACTCTTGGGCGCGTAATGGTCTCGAAAAAGCTATCGAGTACGCACAGCAACGCGAGCAGTTCGGTCAGCCAATCGGTGACTTTCAGGGCATCGAGTGGAAGCTCGCGGATATGACGACACAGCTCGAAGCCGCCCGGCTGCTGACCTACCGCGCAGCACTCACCGCTCACGACCAGGGACGGATCCCGGATCGGCTCGAGACTTCGATGGCCAAGCTTTACTCGACCGAACGGGCCGAACGGGTCGTGAGTGAGGCTTTGCAGATACATGGTGCGAATGGTTATCAACGAGGTCATCCTCTGGAGTATCTCTACCGTCTTGCACGAGGTCGGCGGCTCGCCGCCGGGACTGACGAGATACAGAAAAACCAGGTCGCGAGTGCTCTCAAGAAAAACGGCTTACCCGACCTAGTCTAA
- a CDS encoding SDR family NAD(P)-dependent oxidoreductase: MNVEEFQIEGSTAVVTGSSSGIGRAIVERFADQGLDVVVTSRSRENVEPVATAINERPGGDALPIECDIRDWDAIEALVEETTETLGPIDVWINNAGASFMAPFEEISQNGWQTIVDINLNGAFNCTQVVGEWMRENDGGTIVNVSSVAARDGAPQMIPYAAAKAGMDKLTWTLAYEWAKYDIRINGVMPGLVATEGLASQEDIEADDISRERVDREIGLPDEIATVAQFLASPAASYIQGQTIVAEGIPRIPRTSLHEN; encoded by the coding sequence ATGAATGTGGAGGAGTTTCAGATCGAGGGATCGACGGCCGTTGTGACGGGATCGTCTTCGGGTATCGGTCGAGCGATCGTCGAACGATTTGCCGACCAGGGACTCGACGTTGTTGTGACCTCTCGGTCGAGAGAGAACGTAGAACCAGTCGCAACGGCGATCAATGAACGCCCTGGGGGTGACGCGCTCCCTATCGAGTGTGATATCAGGGACTGGGACGCAATCGAGGCCCTAGTCGAGGAAACCACCGAGACGCTCGGACCGATCGATGTGTGGATCAACAATGCTGGGGCAAGTTTCATGGCTCCCTTCGAGGAGATCAGCCAAAATGGATGGCAGACCATCGTCGACATCAATCTCAATGGGGCGTTCAACTGCACACAGGTCGTTGGTGAGTGGATGCGCGAAAACGACGGTGGGACAATCGTCAATGTCTCCAGTGTCGCCGCCCGCGATGGGGCGCCACAGATGATCCCCTACGCGGCGGCGAAAGCAGGAATGGACAAATTGACCTGGACACTGGCGTATGAGTGGGCAAAGTACGACATTCGCATCAACGGTGTCATGCCCGGACTCGTTGCAACAGAGGGACTGGCGAGTCAAGAAGACATCGAGGCGGACGATATCAGCCGAGAACGTGTCGACCGCGAGATCGGTCTTCCCGACGAAATCGCTACAGTAGCACAGTTTTTGGCGAGTCCAGCCGCGAGCTATATCCAAGGCCAAACGATCGTTGCTGAAGGGATTCCCCGTATCCCACGGACCTCGCTCCACGAGAACTGA
- a CDS encoding FAS1-like dehydratase domain-containing protein — protein MGRSKLVGTELPSGKYEVEGWKAHLWADATRNNEDAFRYTNDAQSPVGTSQLVPHSMCQHIVFEATGGIKQTMSRLTEDWASGAALGGLRADFHAPIEVGETLYVEGVIESVVEKEGSSGELTIVTHTYSVETTDGTAVYDLEVDMVILEDA, from the coding sequence ATGGGGCGATCAAAGCTTGTGGGAACCGAGCTACCCTCCGGTAAGTATGAGGTCGAAGGCTGGAAAGCGCACCTTTGGGCGGATGCGACTAGGAACAACGAAGATGCATTCCGTTACACCAATGATGCTCAATCACCGGTGGGGACGAGTCAGCTTGTTCCCCACTCTATGTGCCAGCATATCGTCTTCGAAGCTACTGGTGGGATCAAACAGACGATGAGCCGGCTTACCGAGGACTGGGCGAGTGGGGCGGCCCTCGGCGGTCTCCGCGCCGACTTCCATGCTCCTATTGAAGTGGGTGAAACTCTCTACGTAGAGGGGGTTATCGAGAGCGTTGTCGAAAAAGAAGGATCTTCCGGTGAACTAACCATCGTTACCCATACTTATAGCGTCGAGACGACAGACGGAACGGCAGTGTACGACCTTGAGGTCGATATGGTTATCCTGGAGGATGCTTGA
- a CDS encoding MBL fold metallo-hydrolase: protein MGVFRSSTNVLHFSHQFVKAFIVSCIHAMIMHRISLPNEYLEGTNNVYLLDGEETALIDAGSDTPEVRDAVVDGFAAAGLTIPDLDRIFLTHYHIDHCGAVGWLVDQSGASVHAHPADRPLIEGNETAWERLNRQRCEQLDSWGVPANKVEALFDAFVEDPNLYADVSVEPIEDNVRVDCCGTPLRTHHTPGHSLGHLAFVLPARDEVISGDALLPVYTPNIGGADIRVEEPLVDYLETLQWFVDEKFGRAWPGHRTTIADPAGRARGIFHHHEERAMRVLRTLERDNLMTPWAVSQELFGSLEGVHILHGPGEAYAHLNHLTRTGALRREKEGYRLTADTAERVRSSGEESWELETRHRD, encoded by the coding sequence ATGGGAGTGTTCCGATCATCCACGAATGTACTACACTTCTCTCATCAGTTTGTCAAAGCGTTCATAGTCTCCTGCATACATGCCATGATAATGCACCGCATTTCGCTGCCGAACGAGTACTTGGAAGGGACCAACAATGTCTATCTCCTCGACGGCGAGGAAACAGCTCTAATCGACGCTGGGTCGGACACACCGGAGGTCCGTGATGCAGTGGTCGATGGCTTCGCGGCCGCAGGCCTGACGATACCGGATCTCGACCGAATCTTTCTGACGCACTACCACATCGACCACTGCGGCGCAGTCGGGTGGCTCGTCGATCAGAGCGGCGCTTCCGTCCACGCTCACCCGGCGGATCGTCCGTTGATTGAAGGAAATGAGACAGCCTGGGAGCGACTGAACCGACAACGATGCGAACAGCTCGACTCATGGGGCGTGCCAGCGAACAAGGTTGAGGCGCTGTTCGACGCGTTTGTAGAGGACCCCAATCTCTACGCCGATGTTTCGGTCGAACCTATCGAAGACAACGTCCGGGTCGATTGCTGTGGAACACCACTTCGAACCCACCACACACCGGGTCACTCGCTCGGCCATCTCGCATTCGTTCTCCCAGCACGGGACGAGGTCATCTCCGGCGATGCGCTGCTACCGGTGTACACACCGAACATCGGGGGCGCGGATATTCGAGTTGAAGAACCGCTGGTGGACTACCTCGAGACGCTGCAGTGGTTCGTCGACGAAAAGTTCGGTCGGGCCTGGCCAGGCCATCGAACCACGATTGCCGACCCGGCTGGTCGTGCACGCGGTATCTTCCATCACCACGAAGAACGCGCAATGCGAGTGCTCAGAACTCTCGAGAGGGACAACTTGATGACGCCCTGGGCGGTCAGCCAAGAGCTGTTCGGCTCACTAGAAGGAGTCCACATCCTTCACGGTCCAGGTGAAGCGTACGCTCATCTAAACCATTTGACCCGGACCGGTGCTCTGCGTCGGGAGAAGGAAGGGTACCGCCTGACCGCCGACACGGCGGAGCGGGTCCGGTCGAGCGGCGAGGAAAGCTGGGAGCTAGAGACCAGACACCGAGACTAA
- a CDS encoding MaoC family dehydratase, with product MYFKDLSPGDELEPRRVSDLRGDDMKLIAALLQDPYPPHYDRRRANELGYSGLLNQGPANCSYMLQTVVRELVSPVDLRGLDFRFHNMVFEDETVTARATVAETRVVDEEGIVVFEVALKKTNGTVVVDGTVTARVKRK from the coding sequence ATGTACTTCAAGGACCTTTCACCCGGTGACGAACTCGAGCCCCGAAGGGTCAGTGACCTCCGCGGAGACGACATGAAACTGATCGCTGCGCTCCTACAGGATCCGTACCCGCCACACTATGATCGGCGACGGGCGAACGAACTCGGCTACTCCGGACTCCTAAACCAAGGACCAGCAAACTGCTCGTATATGCTTCAGACAGTCGTACGCGAACTAGTATCGCCAGTTGATCTCCGAGGACTCGACTTTCGGTTTCACAACATGGTGTTTGAAGACGAAACAGTGACCGCGAGAGCAACCGTCGCGGAGACTCGGGTCGTTGACGAGGAAGGAATTGTTGTGTTCGAAGTAGCACTGAAAAAGACTAACGGCACCGTCGTGGTTGACGGGACGGTAACCGCTCGGGTGAAACGAAAGTAG
- a CDS encoding enoyl-CoA hydratase/isomerase family protein, whose amino-acid sequence MATDYEDIGYRIDTGIATITLDRPAVYNAFTKQTITELNDAINQFRGDDNAHVAVLTGAGDGFCAGADVSSMPDWKEKGKRAYGEFLRDVQSVVANLRGSSKPTIAAVEGPAIGAGCDFALACDLRLVGPDAVLREGFVKMGLIPGDGGAWLLPRLIGEAKAREYLLTGKGITSAAAVDLGLAVEESENALNAAYDLAEEMLDLPALAVRHTNNLINPEQSFEAYCEQAIDHQWDCVNDPEHEEAVAAFREKREPEFDRTYN is encoded by the coding sequence ATGGCGACCGACTACGAGGACATCGGTTACCGGATCGATACTGGCATTGCGACGATCACTCTCGACCGACCAGCGGTCTACAATGCGTTTACCAAACAGACCATCACAGAGTTGAACGACGCCATCAACCAGTTCCGCGGCGACGACAACGCACATGTAGCTGTCCTCACCGGGGCTGGGGACGGGTTCTGTGCGGGGGCGGACGTTTCCTCAATGCCCGACTGGAAAGAGAAGGGCAAACGCGCCTATGGAGAATTCCTGAGAGATGTACAGAGCGTCGTTGCCAATCTCCGAGGGTCGTCGAAGCCGACCATCGCCGCCGTGGAAGGGCCAGCCATCGGCGCCGGTTGCGACTTTGCTCTCGCTTGTGATCTTCGGCTCGTCGGCCCCGATGCCGTCCTCCGGGAAGGGTTCGTCAAGATGGGTCTCATCCCAGGCGACGGCGGCGCGTGGTTGCTTCCCCGTCTCATTGGAGAAGCAAAAGCACGGGAGTACCTCCTCACAGGAAAAGGCATTACGTCAGCGGCGGCCGTCGACCTCGGATTGGCAGTCGAGGAATCGGAGAACGCCCTCAACGCTGCGTATGACTTGGCAGAGGAGATGCTTGACCTGCCAGCACTCGCGGTTCGGCACACTAACAATCTGATAAACCCTGAACAGTCATTTGAGGCGTACTGTGAGCAGGCGATCGACCACCAGTGGGACTGCGTGAACGATCCGGAACATGAAGAAGCCGTCGCCGCCTTTCGAGAAAAACGCGAACCCGAGTTCGACCGGACGTACAATTAG
- a CDS encoding 3-hydroxyacyl-CoA dehydrogenase family protein — protein sequence MAEDLLGIIGAGTMGSGIAQLAAQNGFSVTMRDIDKELVQEGLQRIEADLKEAEDRDIIKNADEVFGRVTGTTDLRDVTDEATFIIEAATEDEELKQSIFEELDEMTDPNVVLGSNTSSISLTTIATAADHPERVIGTHFFNPPVKMKLVELITGHHTDDDTLARAEDLAADLGRESIVVDDFPGFATSRLGLVLGMEAARMVQQGVASPEDIDTAMEMGYNHPMGPLKLGDYNGWDVRVEVGEYLAEELGSDVYRPPQNIKKMVRAGDYGVKSGQGFYDWSDE from the coding sequence ATGGCGGAAGATCTACTCGGCATTATTGGTGCCGGAACCATGGGTAGTGGTATTGCACAACTCGCCGCACAGAACGGATTCAGCGTAACCATGCGGGATATCGATAAAGAGCTCGTGCAGGAGGGTCTTCAGCGCATCGAGGCTGACCTCAAAGAGGCTGAGGACCGCGATATCATTAAGAATGCCGACGAAGTCTTCGGCCGCGTAACGGGCACGACTGACCTCCGGGACGTAACTGATGAAGCCACGTTCATCATTGAGGCAGCTACTGAGGATGAAGAGCTCAAACAGTCGATTTTTGAGGAACTGGACGAAATGACGGATCCGAACGTGGTCCTCGGTTCGAACACATCGTCCATCTCCCTTACCACTATCGCCACCGCGGCGGACCATCCCGAACGAGTGATCGGAACGCACTTTTTCAACCCGCCAGTGAAGATGAAACTCGTCGAACTCATTACTGGACATCATACCGACGACGACACGCTTGCTCGCGCTGAGGACTTAGCCGCAGACCTCGGACGAGAAAGCATCGTCGTTGACGACTTTCCTGGATTTGCCACCTCCCGTCTCGGTCTCGTCTTAGGAATGGAAGCCGCACGAATGGTCCAACAGGGTGTCGCCTCTCCCGAAGACATCGATACGGCGATGGAGATGGGGTACAACCACCCGATGGGACCGCTCAAGCTTGGAGATTACAACGGCTGGGATGTTCGTGTAGAGGTCGGTGAATACCTCGCGGAAGAACTCGGGAGCGACGTCTATCGGCCGCCACAAAACATCAAAAAGATGGTTCGGGCCGGGGACTACGGTGTGAAGAGCGGGCAGGGGTTCTATGATTGGTCTGATGAATAG
- a CDS encoding zinc ribbon domain-containing protein → MTVIESGIAGIGAYIPDTWIPASELREGWGQFLARGVSSKAVPAADEDAITMAYEASTRALTAAGIEGGDIDKLLFASTTPPVAEEDLTAKLGAMLAIPETATRAIVTGSTAAGAQCLVEGGRSMGRTLVVASDCPHGDPDDAIEHAAGAGAAAFVLEPEAPIAISDVSEYAIPYPGTRFRNRGSETVDSLDVTSYERESFSRALTGAASQLDYDPSQVAAAAIHAPDAAIPYRATGPLGVDKETVAAATVADEIGDAGTAGVPIALASAIADGADRVLVAGYGSGATAALLLLERSQDRSPPTDLAIGGSRQLSFAEYVRLRGDVTSGAPEGGGGYVSIPTWQRSIAQRYRLEAGRCPECEELNFPPTGVCSSCRASVGYDSVALSRSGTLEALSVIAQGGAPPEFAELQTKYGGAYATGIVSFDGPDGDSVSAPAFVLEADPDDLSVGDRVEATIRRIYTQEGVTRYGFKVAPTDEASVS, encoded by the coding sequence ATGACCGTAATCGAGAGCGGGATCGCCGGTATTGGTGCGTACATACCTGACACCTGGATCCCGGCGTCGGAACTCCGCGAGGGATGGGGACAGTTCCTAGCGCGCGGCGTTTCGTCCAAGGCAGTTCCGGCCGCCGACGAAGATGCAATCACGATGGCATACGAGGCATCAACCCGCGCGCTGACGGCAGCCGGCATCGAGGGTGGCGATATTGATAAACTCCTATTCGCGAGCACGACCCCACCCGTCGCCGAGGAGGATCTCACCGCTAAGCTCGGCGCAATGCTTGCTATCCCGGAAACGGCTACTAGGGCCATCGTCACTGGCTCTACTGCCGCCGGGGCACAGTGTCTTGTCGAAGGGGGGCGTTCGATGGGACGGACGCTCGTAGTCGCGAGTGATTGTCCCCATGGTGACCCCGACGACGCCATCGAACACGCTGCCGGTGCCGGTGCAGCCGCGTTCGTCCTTGAACCCGAAGCCCCGATTGCTATTTCCGATGTCTCGGAGTACGCGATTCCATATCCTGGAACGAGATTCCGAAACAGAGGCTCCGAGACAGTCGATAGTTTAGACGTCACATCTTACGAACGGGAGTCGTTCTCACGAGCACTCACAGGCGCAGCATCACAACTTGATTACGATCCAAGCCAAGTGGCGGCCGCAGCAATCCACGCCCCTGACGCTGCGATTCCTTACCGGGCAACTGGACCGCTCGGAGTGGATAAAGAAACCGTCGCTGCCGCCACAGTCGCCGACGAAATCGGTGATGCCGGCACCGCTGGAGTCCCGATTGCACTAGCGTCGGCCATCGCAGACGGTGCCGACCGGGTGCTGGTCGCGGGGTACGGAAGTGGTGCAACGGCGGCACTACTCCTGCTCGAGAGGAGTCAAGACCGATCGCCGCCGACAGATCTGGCCATCGGGGGTAGCCGCCAGCTCTCGTTTGCAGAGTATGTCCGTCTCCGTGGTGACGTCACGTCTGGAGCGCCAGAAGGTGGTGGAGGATATGTAAGCATTCCCACATGGCAGCGGTCGATCGCACAGCGCTACCGACTCGAAGCAGGTCGATGTCCAGAATGCGAGGAGTTGAACTTTCCACCAACGGGTGTCTGTTCGTCTTGTCGTGCATCGGTGGGGTATGATTCGGTCGCGCTCTCGCGATCAGGCACGCTCGAGGCACTCTCTGTAATCGCTCAAGGCGGCGCACCGCCTGAATTTGCTGAACTCCAAACGAAGTACGGTGGAGCCTACGCGACCGGGATCGTTTCGTTTGACGGACCGGACGGTGATTCGGTGAGTGCGCCTGCGTTCGTACTTGAGGCTGACCCGGACGACTTGTCTGTCGGCGACCGGGTTGAGGCAACGATCCGCCGGATCTACACTCAAGAGGGCGTTACTCGATACGGATTCAAAGTCGCCCCTACAGACGAAGCGAGCGTGAGCTGA